The Chryseobacterium indicum genome contains a region encoding:
- a CDS encoding radical SAM protein, whose protein sequence is MPVRNYTYYDYTISLCPECLKRVGAKIIIEDEAVFMTKRCPDHGFFKTKIASDVQYYKNIRNYNKASEIPVHFGTDVEYGCPYDCGLCVDHEQHSCLSIVEVTDRCNLTCPTCYAMSSPHYGSHRTLEEIEAMFDVIVKNEGEPDVVQISGGEPTIHPEFFKIMDIAKSKPIKHLMLNTNGVRIANDPGFAEKLATYAPEFEIYLQFDSFKPEVLEDFRGKDLTDVRMKALEKLNALNLSTTLVIVLQKDKNIDEIGKIIDFALKQKCVRGITFQPVEIAGRNREDSAHEKITLTEVRQEILNQFPLLNSDDIIPVPCNPDALAMGYILKLEGETIPLTRYINPADLLNNETRNTIVYEQDTGLQMQLLDIFSTGISVDKVKPKVNQLLCCLPDVSAPNLDYDNLFRIIIMNFMDAHDFDVRAVKKSCVHIVNKDLKMIPFETMNLFYRDDKSKYLEELRKEDRVLF, encoded by the coding sequence ATGCCAGTAAGAAATTATACGTATTACGATTATACCATAAGTCTTTGTCCCGAATGTCTGAAAAGAGTGGGAGCAAAGATCATTATTGAAGATGAAGCAGTTTTTATGACGAAAAGATGTCCGGATCACGGATTTTTCAAAACTAAAATTGCTTCAGATGTTCAGTATTATAAAAATATCAGAAACTACAATAAAGCATCAGAAATTCCGGTGCATTTTGGAACCGATGTAGAATATGGTTGTCCTTATGATTGTGGTTTATGTGTTGATCATGAGCAACATAGCTGCCTTTCTATTGTGGAAGTAACAGATCGGTGCAATCTTACCTGTCCTACCTGTTACGCAATGTCTTCGCCACATTACGGAAGCCACAGAACTCTGGAAGAGATCGAAGCCATGTTTGATGTGATCGTTAAAAATGAAGGCGAACCGGATGTTGTTCAGATCAGTGGGGGAGAGCCGACAATCCATCCAGAATTTTTCAAAATCATGGATATTGCGAAGTCGAAGCCCATCAAACATTTAATGTTAAATACCAACGGTGTAAGAATTGCCAATGATCCCGGTTTTGCCGAAAAACTGGCAACGTACGCTCCGGAATTTGAAATTTACCTTCAGTTTGATTCCTTTAAACCGGAAGTTCTGGAAGATTTCAGAGGAAAAGATTTAACAGACGTACGAATGAAAGCTTTAGAGAAATTGAATGCTTTAAATCTTTCTACAACCCTCGTCATTGTTCTTCAGAAAGATAAAAATATTGACGAAATCGGAAAAATCATTGATTTTGCACTGAAACAGAAATGCGTCCGCGGAATTACTTTTCAGCCTGTAGAAATTGCAGGAAGAAACCGCGAAGATTCTGCTCATGAAAAAATTACTTTAACCGAAGTAAGACAGGAAATTCTCAATCAGTTTCCTTTGCTGAATTCGGATGATATCATTCCGGTTCCATGCAATCCGGATGCTTTGGCAATGGGATATATTCTGAAACTGGAAGGCGAAACGATTCCTTTAACAAGATACATCAATCCTGCTGATTTACTGAACAATGAAACCCGGAATACCATTGTTTACGAACAGGATACCGGATTGCAGATGCAGCTTCTGGATATTTTCAGCACCGGAATTTCTGTAGATAAAGTAAAACCTAAAGTTAATCAGTTATTGTGCTGTCTTCCTGACGTTTCCGCACCCAATCTGGATTATGATAACTTGTTCAGAATCATCATCATGAACTTTATGGATGCGCATGATTTTGATGTCCGCGCTGTGAAAAAATCCTGCGTTCACATTGTGAATAAAGACCTGAAAATGATTCCTTTCGAAACCATGAATTTATTTTACCGTGATGATAAAAGCAAATATCTGGAGGAATTGAGGAAAGAGGATAGAGTTTTGTTTTAA
- a CDS encoding prolipoprotein diacylglyceryl transferase — translation MEFPVTLHILGKEVLLHPVTESLGIFVGMRYYTFAKRKDKEKFSSVNSLLILIAATLGALLGSHIIGSLERPYDLMKAENVWMYIWLNNTIVGGLVGGLIGVELMKKIIGKKESTGDKMVYPLITAMFIGRIGCFCTGVYEETYGSPTSSVLGMDLGDHINRHPVALYEMFFLLILFISLKYFQKKYTYKSGALFQLFMLSYFSFRFLLDFIKPKFNIILNLSTIQIVCLLVIIYYIYLLKKNSHEIIRSR, via the coding sequence ATGGAATTTCCTGTGACACTTCATATTTTAGGCAAAGAAGTTTTACTGCATCCCGTCACGGAATCTTTAGGGATTTTTGTAGGAATGCGGTATTATACTTTTGCCAAAAGAAAAGATAAAGAGAAATTCAGCAGTGTCAATTCATTGCTGATTCTTATTGCTGCTACTCTGGGCGCGCTGCTCGGTTCCCATATCATTGGTTCGCTGGAAAGACCTTACGATTTGATGAAAGCTGAAAATGTTTGGATGTACATCTGGCTGAATAATACCATTGTGGGAGGTTTGGTAGGTGGTCTCATCGGAGTGGAGCTTATGAAAAAAATTATAGGCAAAAAAGAAAGTACGGGTGACAAAATGGTTTATCCTTTAATAACAGCGATGTTTATCGGAAGAATTGGTTGTTTTTGTACAGGTGTTTATGAGGAAACTTACGGATCACCAACAAGTTCGGTGTTAGGAATGGATTTGGGAGATCATATCAACAGACATCCTGTTGCGTTATATGAAATGTTCTTTTTATTGATACTTTTCATCTCATTGAAATATTTTCAGAAAAAATATACTTACAAATCAGGAGCTTTATTTCAGCTTTTTATGCTTTCTTATTTCTCATTCAGATTCCTTCTGGATTTTATTAAACCTAAATTTAATATCATATTGAATCTGAGTACTATACAAATTGTATGTTTATTAGTGATCATTTACTATATTTATCTATTGAAAAAAAACAGCCATGAAATTATTAGAAGTCGGTAA
- a CDS encoding GMP reductase — protein sequence MRIEYDIKLGFKDVMFRPKRSTLKSRSEVDLEREFAFKHTRKKWKGVPVIAANMDTVGTFEMAVELAKEKIITAVHKHYSVEEWSEFLNSQPENIYQYIALSTGTGKADEEKIKTILDLHPKIEFLCIDVANGYSEHFVEFVKKARANFPDKIIIAGNVVTGEMVEELILVGADIIKVGIGPGSVCTTRVKTGVGYPQLSAIIECSDAAHGLGGHIIADGGCKVPGDVAKAFGGGADFVMLGGMFAGHDESGGEMVEENGKKYRLFYGMSSKTAMDKHSGGVAEYRASEGKTVKVAYKGPVLETVKDILGGVRSTCTYVGASKLKELSKRTTFIRVQEQENQVFKE from the coding sequence ATGAGAATAGAATATGATATTAAACTGGGTTTTAAGGATGTAATGTTCCGTCCGAAACGTTCTACCCTGAAATCCCGTTCTGAAGTTGATCTGGAAAGAGAATTTGCCTTTAAACATACCCGAAAAAAATGGAAAGGCGTTCCTGTGATTGCTGCGAATATGGATACGGTGGGAACATTTGAAATGGCGGTGGAACTGGCAAAAGAAAAAATCATCACAGCGGTTCATAAGCATTATTCTGTGGAAGAATGGTCAGAATTTTTGAATTCTCAGCCGGAAAACATTTATCAGTATATCGCATTAAGCACGGGAACCGGAAAAGCAGACGAAGAAAAGATAAAAACCATTCTCGATCTGCATCCTAAAATCGAGTTTCTCTGCATTGATGTAGCCAATGGTTATTCTGAGCATTTTGTGGAATTTGTGAAGAAGGCAAGGGCAAATTTCCCGGATAAAATTATCATTGCAGGAAATGTTGTAACCGGAGAAATGGTGGAAGAGCTTATTTTAGTCGGTGCAGACATTATAAAAGTCGGGATTGGTCCCGGTTCGGTTTGTACAACGAGAGTGAAAACCGGAGTGGGATATCCTCAACTTTCGGCAATTATAGAATGTTCCGATGCGGCACATGGTTTAGGAGGTCATATTATTGCAGATGGCGGCTGTAAAGTTCCGGGAGATGTGGCGAAAGCTTTTGGCGGCGGTGCAGATTTTGTAATGTTGGGCGGAATGTTTGCCGGACACGATGAAAGCGGTGGTGAAATGGTGGAAGAAAACGGTAAAAAATACAGACTTTTTTACGGAATGAGCTCAAAAACAGCCATGGATAAACATTCAGGTGGAGTTGCAGAATACCGTGCTTCGGAGGGAAAAACCGTAAAAGTAGCTTACAAAGGTCCGGTTCTGGAAACGGTAAAAGATATTTTAGGCGGCGTTCGTTCTACCTGTACTTACGTGGGTGCTTCAAAACTGAAAGAGTTGTCGAAAAGAACAACTTTCATCAGAGTTCAGGAGCAGGAAAATCAGGTATTTAAAGAGTAA
- a CDS encoding DUF1835 domain-containing protein: MNKIFNITNGNCLAEQLKETTISGEMIICREALVTGSLQAENLDVFWKVRSEFIAENYGDTKENYYRKVVSEFNKIMQIPEDSEVHLWFEDDLFCQVNMWFCLTLIPKDKNINIYRIFPKSSKESQWKGFSDFDRFDLEETLNSGVLFKQKDLELGLNLWEAYQSNHQNKLKQLSEIQSDCFRFLPELITAYQNINPEVFIQNLILNGITDFSEVFEKFREELGIFGFGDLQVKLIYDKVFQEK; encoded by the coding sequence TTGAACAAAATATTTAACATTACAAACGGTAATTGTCTCGCTGAACAATTGAAGGAAACAACAATTTCCGGCGAGATGATTATTTGTAGAGAAGCTTTAGTTACAGGTTCTTTACAGGCTGAAAATCTGGATGTTTTCTGGAAAGTAAGATCAGAATTTATTGCTGAAAATTATGGTGATACAAAAGAAAATTATTACCGTAAAGTGGTTTCAGAATTCAATAAAATAATGCAGATTCCGGAAGATTCTGAGGTACATCTTTGGTTTGAAGATGATCTTTTTTGTCAGGTTAATATGTGGTTTTGCTTAACGCTGATTCCGAAGGATAAAAATATCAACATCTACAGGATTTTTCCAAAATCATCGAAAGAAAGCCAATGGAAAGGGTTTTCGGATTTTGACCGTTTTGATTTGGAAGAAACATTAAATTCAGGAGTTTTATTTAAACAAAAGGATCTTGAATTGGGGCTGAATTTATGGGAAGCTTATCAAAGTAATCATCAAAACAAATTAAAACAACTTTCTGAAATTCAATCTGATTGCTTTCGTTTTTTACCTGAATTAATTACTGCTTATCAAAACATTAATCCTGAAGTTTTTATTCAAAATTTAATCCTGAACGGCATTACTGATTTTAGTGAGGTGTTTGAAAAGTTCCGTGAGGAGCTGGGAATTTTCGGATTCGGAGATTTGCAGGTGAAGCTTATTTATGACAAAGTTTTTCAGGAAAAATAG
- a CDS encoding DUF6056 family protein — MKTVQNITLFLSVLLLIGLVYFSFFNVYQTDDYIYSYGTKKLGFLGNVCDFYMHWGGRYFGYTINMLNPVSKDPFNILPKIYPVFLLTSFLAVVILNFRLYFDYTFTEALKKSLLFFFIYTVGLISLPEHYFWITGSNVYFLPVILSGLLLFFYGKFQQSHKKLWFFLSTVVIFILMGANEIIALLLLGVLSFICFEKPSKENKILLAIGIIGFLISFLAPGNFNRMVKSDDAFYWMWTKRAAFFTFNFGYIFIKTVFLIPLFTALFFEELTALKSKVKFTKACIICMISLLPLMLLGYLINIVGRQNDNIVILFLATLSFLLVYKKENLKRFWWISFLVIFLPETDFFSQSYSGFNIDYNMNNFVKEIFVTDLKEYDKEIRDRITVIQNSKEDSLKIDRIREVPKILYFDELSSAKEEKKYVNDQLEKFFNKKSIVVK; from the coding sequence ATGAAAACGGTACAGAATATTACCTTATTCTTGTCGGTTTTATTACTAATCGGTCTGGTTTACTTTTCTTTTTTTAATGTATATCAGACCGATGATTATATCTATTCCTACGGAACAAAAAAATTAGGATTTCTGGGGAATGTTTGCGATTTTTATATGCATTGGGGAGGAAGATATTTTGGCTATACCATTAATATGCTGAATCCTGTTTCTAAAGATCCGTTCAATATACTCCCGAAAATTTATCCTGTATTTTTACTCACTTCATTTCTTGCAGTCGTCATTTTAAATTTCAGACTGTATTTTGATTATACCTTTACAGAAGCCCTAAAAAAGAGCCTGTTATTTTTCTTTATCTATACGGTTGGATTAATCAGTTTACCGGAACATTATTTTTGGATTACAGGATCTAATGTCTACTTTTTACCGGTTATTTTATCGGGTCTTTTACTCTTTTTTTACGGAAAGTTTCAGCAGTCGCACAAAAAACTATGGTTTTTTTTAAGCACTGTTGTCATTTTCATTCTGATGGGTGCAAACGAAATCATTGCGCTGCTTTTGTTAGGAGTATTGAGTTTTATATGCTTTGAAAAACCATCAAAGGAAAATAAAATTCTTTTAGCCATCGGAATTATCGGATTTCTTATCAGCTTTTTAGCTCCCGGAAACTTCAACAGAATGGTAAAATCTGATGATGCTTTTTATTGGATGTGGACGAAAAGAGCCGCTTTTTTCACTTTTAATTTTGGCTATATTTTTATAAAAACAGTATTTCTTATTCCTTTATTTACTGCTTTGTTTTTTGAAGAACTTACTGCCTTAAAAAGTAAAGTGAAATTTACCAAAGCTTGCATAATTTGTATGATTTCATTACTTCCTTTAATGCTTTTAGGCTATCTGATCAATATTGTAGGAAGACAAAATGATAATATTGTCATCTTATTTTTAGCTACCCTTTCTTTTCTTTTAGTATACAAAAAAGAGAATTTAAAAAGATTTTGGTGGATCAGTTTTTTAGTTATCTTTCTGCCGGAAACAGATTTTTTCAGTCAGAGTTATTCAGGGTTTAATATAGATTACAACATGAATAATTTCGTTAAAGAAATTTTTGTAACCGATTTAAAAGAATATGATAAGGAAATAAGAGACAGAATTACAGTCATTCAGAATTCTAAAGAAGATTCTTTAAAGATTGACAGAATCAGGGAAGTTCCTAAAATACTGTACTTTGATGAATTGTCTTCCGCAAAAGAAGAGAAAAAGTACGTTAATGATCAGTTGGAAAAATTTTTCAACAAGAAAAGCATTGTTGTAAAATAA
- the fabG gene encoding 3-oxoacyl-[acyl-carrier-protein] reductase: MKLLEGKVALITGATRGIGKGIAEMYAEQGAKVAFTYAGSVEKAKELEAALSSVTQIKGYQSDASDFDAAQTLVDEVIAEFGKIDILVNNAGITKDNLLLRMSKDDWDKVIKVNLDSVFNLTKAVIKPMMKAKAGSIINMTSVVGISGNAGQANYAASKAGVIGFTKSVALELGSRNIRCNAIAPGFIQTEMTDALDDKAKEKWNEAIPMKKLGQTRDIANACVFLGSEMSSYVTGQTLNVDGGLLT, translated from the coding sequence ATGAAACTATTAGAAGGAAAAGTAGCGCTAATTACGGGAGCTACACGAGGAATCGGAAAAGGAATTGCCGAAATGTACGCTGAACAGGGTGCAAAAGTAGCATTCACTTATGCCGGATCTGTAGAAAAAGCGAAGGAATTGGAAGCAGCTTTAAGTTCTGTAACTCAAATTAAAGGATATCAGTCTGATGCATCAGATTTTGATGCCGCTCAAACTTTAGTGGACGAAGTAATTGCTGAGTTTGGAAAAATTGATATTTTGGTAAACAATGCAGGAATTACGAAAGACAATCTGCTTCTGAGAATGTCGAAAGATGACTGGGATAAAGTAATTAAAGTAAATTTAGATTCTGTATTTAACCTTACCAAAGCGGTAATTAAGCCCATGATGAAGGCAAAAGCAGGATCGATCATCAACATGACTTCTGTAGTAGGAATCAGCGGAAATGCAGGACAGGCAAACTATGCAGCTTCCAAAGCAGGAGTTATCGGTTTCACTAAATCTGTAGCATTAGAATTAGGTTCCAGAAACATCCGTTGCAACGCAATTGCTCCGGGATTCATACAAACTGAAATGACAGATGCTTTAGATGACAAAGCAAAAGAAAAATGGAACGAAGCCATCCCGATGAAAAAACTGGGACAGACCAGAGATATTGCAAATGCATGCGTATTTTTAGGAAGTGAAATGTCTTCTTACGTTACAGGACAGACGTTAAACGTTGACGGAGGTCTTTTGACATAA
- a CDS encoding WG repeat-containing protein: MKNLIFVLLSSVCFGQTDQYKQILLTKKIGKEVRFYSKGYGMISDAKTGKSGIVDSLGNITFEYPAKSEISHLWKNRFVLRVKAGNSNGKTAIIDANGKEVIPMDLFRFRTWENKDKLIYSKKGKECVYDFNGKEIIPFSEKIVFGSENRFFVKNNGVWLIYDFDGKQISDRPFTDDLRFYKSRTYLSKGEKSGEVIDNNGKTLSTISDHNVDNINAFPYLVTLDVSKNKYGIIDEKESTIADEIYDQAFVGREYIYLTKEDKVSIFSKREGKVYNLDYHYVNPLFNGLFKTSQDQKNPKTAVVRLNGEVVFPKEYDRVEGLSIAGEKYLYLRKDDEEKILDKNLKNILNDDYQIEKIFPNTLIVNKNETFYTFSPKTGNYKELKGFKEVKPFELYPTLVGKNIDNFYGMMDESGNEIVPFVYDDITTFLGVNEFVVKKDNKFGVTNDKNEPLTEIVYDKFFPDKKGIRLTKGKETEFIYFTEQKDRSFID; encoded by the coding sequence TTGAAAAATTTAATTTTCGTACTGCTTTCGTCGGTCTGTTTCGGGCAGACGGATCAGTATAAACAGATACTTTTAACAAAAAAAATAGGCAAAGAAGTCCGTTTCTATTCCAAAGGATACGGAATGATTTCTGACGCCAAAACCGGAAAATCTGGAATTGTAGATTCTTTGGGCAATATTACTTTTGAATATCCTGCAAAAAGTGAAATTTCACATTTATGGAAAAACAGGTTTGTTTTGAGGGTAAAAGCGGGAAATTCCAATGGAAAAACAGCGATTATTGATGCGAACGGAAAGGAAGTTATTCCGATGGATCTTTTCAGATTCAGAACCTGGGAAAATAAAGACAAGCTGATTTACTCAAAAAAAGGAAAGGAATGTGTTTACGATTTTAACGGAAAAGAAATTATTCCGTTCTCAGAAAAAATAGTTTTTGGAAGTGAGAACAGATTCTTTGTTAAAAATAACGGAGTCTGGCTGATTTATGATTTTGATGGAAAACAGATTTCAGACCGTCCTTTTACCGATGATCTTCGTTTCTACAAAAGCAGAACTTATCTTTCGAAAGGTGAAAAATCGGGAGAAGTTATTGATAATAATGGTAAAACCTTAAGTACGATTTCGGATCATAACGTGGACAATATCAATGCGTTTCCTTATTTAGTAACTTTAGATGTTTCTAAAAATAAATACGGTATTATTGATGAAAAAGAAAGCACCATTGCCGATGAAATATACGATCAGGCTTTTGTGGGCAGAGAATATATTTACCTTACCAAAGAAGATAAAGTAAGCATTTTTTCTAAGAGAGAAGGGAAGGTGTATAATCTTGATTATCATTATGTAAACCCTCTTTTTAATGGGTTGTTTAAAACCTCTCAGGATCAGAAAAATCCTAAAACTGCCGTTGTGCGTCTAAACGGAGAAGTTGTTTTTCCGAAGGAATATGACAGGGTAGAAGGATTGAGCATTGCAGGAGAAAAATATCTCTATCTGAGAAAAGATGATGAAGAGAAAATTCTGGATAAAAATTTAAAAAATATTCTGAATGACGATTACCAGATCGAAAAAATATTCCCCAATACACTGATTGTCAATAAAAATGAGACCTTTTACACATTTTCACCAAAAACAGGAAATTATAAAGAATTAAAAGGATTTAAGGAAGTAAAACCTTTTGAACTTTATCCCACATTAGTCGGGAAAAACATAGACAATTTCTACGGGATGATGGATGAAAGCGGAAATGAAATTGTTCCTTTCGTCTACGATGACATCACCACTTTTTTAGGTGTTAATGAATTTGTGGTGAAAAAAGATAACAAATTCGGCGTTACCAACGATAAAAATGAGCCTTTAACGGAAATTGTTTACGATAAGTTTTTTCCGGATAAAAAAGGCATCAGACTTACCAAAGGAAAAGAAACAGAATTCATTTATTTTACAGAACAAAAAGACAGAAGTTTTATTGATTAA
- the rsmI gene encoding 16S rRNA (cytidine(1402)-2'-O)-methyltransferase → MSGILYFVPTPIGNLEDMTYRAVNVLKEVDYILCEDTRTSGILLKHFEISKPLKSYHLHNEHQTTEKVITDLKSGQNIAIITDAGTPGISDPGYLLAKAGSDHHIEMICLPGATAFVPALVVSGLPNNEFLFAGFLPQKKGRQTKLKQLAEEKKTIVLYESPHKINTTLEQIKEFFGEETKVSLSREISKKFEETKRGTILELIEFSKSKTLKGEIVLIVNNSI, encoded by the coding sequence TTGAGCGGAATCCTATATTTTGTTCCTACACCGATCGGGAACCTCGAAGATATGACCTACAGAGCGGTAAATGTGCTGAAAGAGGTTGATTATATTTTATGTGAAGACACAAGAACTTCCGGAATTCTTTTAAAGCATTTCGAGATTTCCAAGCCTTTAAAATCCTATCATTTACACAACGAGCATCAGACAACGGAAAAAGTGATTACAGACCTTAAAAGCGGTCAGAATATCGCGATTATTACCGATGCAGGAACTCCCGGAATTTCAGATCCGGGTTATTTGCTGGCAAAAGCAGGTTCCGATCATCATATTGAAATGATCTGTTTACCGGGAGCAACCGCTTTTGTTCCTGCTTTGGTGGTTTCAGGATTACCGAATAACGAATTTCTATTTGCCGGATTTCTTCCTCAGAAAAAAGGCAGACAAACGAAGCTGAAACAGCTTGCAGAAGAGAAAAAAACGATTGTTTTATACGAAAGTCCCCATAAAATCAATACCACACTGGAGCAGATTAAAGAATTTTTTGGCGAAGAAACCAAGGTTAGCTTAAGTCGTGAGATTTCCAAAAAGTTCGAAGAAACCAAACGCGGAACAATTCTTGAACTCATTGAGTTTTCCAAAAGCAAAACGTTAAAAGGTGAGATTGTTCTCATCGTAAATAATTCCATTTAA
- a CDS encoding thymidine kinase: protein MFLENTINHSKQSGWMEVICGSMFSGKTEELIRRLRRAEMAGQNVEIFKPRLDTRYSDEDVVSHNQNKIRSTAVENPSEILLLASNCHVVGIDEAQFFDESIVDIANQLANGGIRVVIAGLDMDFLGRPFGPMPNLMATAEYVTKVHAICRRTGNLANYSMRTSAGKDLVELGETESYDAVSRRVFVDEVLNKKEI from the coding sequence ATGTTTTTAGAAAATACAATTAATCATTCCAAACAAAGTGGTTGGATGGAAGTTATTTGTGGCTCAATGTTTTCCGGAAAAACCGAAGAGTTGATCCGAAGGCTTAGAAGAGCTGAAATGGCAGGGCAGAATGTGGAGATTTTTAAACCAAGACTGGATACCCGGTATTCGGATGAAGATGTGGTTTCGCACAATCAGAATAAAATCCGAAGCACGGCGGTAGAAAATCCCAGCGAAATTCTTTTGCTGGCTTCCAATTGTCATGTAGTAGGAATTGATGAAGCGCAGTTTTTTGATGAAAGCATTGTGGATATAGCCAATCAACTGGCAAATGGCGGAATAAGAGTAGTTATTGCAGGTTTAGATATGGATTTTCTCGGAAGACCTTTCGGACCAATGCCCAATCTGATGGCAACTGCAGAATATGTTACAAAAGTACACGCGATCTGCAGAAGAACAGGAAATCTTGCCAATTATTCTATGAGAACTTCCGCAGGAAAAGATCTTGTAGAACTTGGAGAGACAGAATCTTACGATGCAGTGAGCAGAAGAGTTTTTGTGGATGAAGTTTTGAATAAAAAAGAGATTTAA
- a CDS encoding type II toxin-antitoxin system RelE/ParE family toxin, with the protein MNIFWTNRAKSDLEILEDFLIENWGFDVLEDFYEILERKISLLENGNLIHQKYEDTAFHKLLITKHNSIIYEISGNQINLLNMINNFRNPDSNYNLITEK; encoded by the coding sequence ATGAATATTTTTTGGACAAATAGAGCCAAATCGGATTTAGAAATTCTAGAAGATTTTCTTATTGAAAACTGGGGGTTCGATGTTTTGGAAGACTTTTATGAAATTTTAGAAAGAAAAATTTCTTTGCTTGAAAATGGAAATCTTATTCATCAGAAATATGAAGACACAGCGTTTCACAAATTACTAATTACGAAACACAACTCTATCATTTATGAAATTTCAGGAAATCAAATAAATCTTTTAAATATGATTAATAACTTCCGAAATCCTGATTCTAATTATAACCTAATTACAGAAAAGTAG